The sequence TGGCGCTGGAGCATTCGTCGGACCGGCTCGACCATCAGGTCGGCCACGCGGGCGAGCCTGGCGTCGAAGACCACCATTTCGGGGTTCAGGAGGTTGACCGCATTGGCCACGGCGATGCCGAGATAGCGGGCAGCGTCGTCGAGAATCGAGAGGGCCAGCTTGTCGCCGCGTTCAGCCGCCTCGAAGACGTGCTCGGCGCGGATGGCGTCGGCGTTTCCGCCGGCCAGTTCGAGCACCAGCGAGTTGGCCCCTTCACGAACGGCGCGGGTGGTTTGCGAGGCGATGGCGGGCATGGAGGCGACGGCTTCGAGGCACCCGCGGCTGCCGCAGTTGCAGATCGGGCCGTTTTCGGTCACCAGCATGTGGCCCATTTCGCCCGCGCTCTCGCTGGCTCCGCGGTGAAGCTCGCCCCCCACCACGATTCCGCAGCCGATGCCGGGACCGAAGTCAATGAACATCAGGCTCTGGACGTCGCGACCGAGGCCGTAGCGGTTTTCGTAGAGGGCTTTGGCCCGCGTGTTTTCCTCGAGGGCGATCGGGCAGGCGAATCGCTCGTGCAGTATCCGCCGCAGCGGCACGTCGCGCCAATCGAGGATAGTCGATGAGAAGATCGAGACGCCCTGTTTGCTGTCGATCAGGCCCGGGTCGGCGACGCCGATGCCCAGGATGTTCTCCTGCCCGCCGACGTGGCAGACGATTTCCTCGATGGAGTCGACCATAGCGGCCAGGATGGCCTGCCGGTCCGGCGTCTGGCGGAAATCGCGGCGGACCTGGCCGACGGCACGGGCTTCGAGATCGGCTCCGACCGCGATGAGGTGGTCGGCGTCGAACTCCACGCCGATCACGTGGCCGCGGCTGGGGTTCAGGCGCAGGAGCACCTGCTTGCGTCCGCGTCCGGCCTCCTGGGTGCCGGCTTGGCAAACCATCCCGCCAGCTTCGAGTTCGCGAACCAGTTCGGTAATGCTGGCCAGGCGGATTCCGGTCAGTTCGCGGATCTGCGTCCGCGAGACCGGCCCCCGCTTGCGGATGGTGTTCAGGACCACCGCGCGGTTGTATTCGGTCCGCAGATGGTTCTCACCCCGCTCGTCTGTTGCCGTTACCGTTTTTTGCGTCATCGTAAATATTGGTCATTATCAACGCGGTACTGTAGCCGCCGGTTGTATGGGCGACAGTAACGTTTATGCGCATTTTCGTCAATAGTTTTCTCTTTTACAGGCCATTGACACCGAGCAACACAGCCGTGCCATTATTTACGATATTGGTACTGTAAGGCCATATCTTCCAGCCCGACGAAGACACTACTGATAGTTCATAATGCAATTATTATGGAACTATAGTGTTGCATTATGCATTTTAAGACCAACCAACTTATC comes from Phycisphaerae bacterium and encodes:
- a CDS encoding ROK family transcriptional regulator, coding for MTQKTVTATDERGENHLRTEYNRAVVLNTIRKRGPVSRTQIRELTGIRLASITELVRELEAGGMVCQAGTQEAGRGRKQVLLRLNPSRGHVIGVEFDADHLIAVGADLEARAVGQVRRDFRQTPDRQAILAAMVDSIEEIVCHVGGQENILGIGVADPGLIDSKQGVSIFSSTILDWRDVPLRRILHERFACPIALEENTRAKALYENRYGLGRDVQSLMFIDFGPGIGCGIVVGGELHRGASESAGEMGHMLVTENGPICNCGSRGCLEAVASMPAIASQTTRAVREGANSLVLELAGGNADAIRAEHVFEAAERGDKLALSILDDAARYLGIAVANAVNLLNPEMVVFDARLARVADLMVEPVRRMLQRQALAVATRRLRVEVSAMGEEAGAMGAAALVLDGVFQIPQLKIPEYL